The Benincasa hispida cultivar B227 chromosome 11, ASM972705v1, whole genome shotgun sequence genome has a segment encoding these proteins:
- the LOC120091355 gene encoding ATP synthase gamma chain 1, chloroplastic-like, translating to MTHSLEPKFHQTPFPLLRRSPKSPRPISIRCGGTTRELRSRLDSIKNTQKLTEAMKLVAAAKVRRAQEAVINSRPFSQSLAQFLHFITQQIQRDDIDFPFLNPRPIRKVAVVVFTGDRGLCGGFNASVIKKAETRLAELKDLDLGHTLISIGKKGNSHFRRRSDVEVDRFITGCGGVPTVKDAQTIADIVFSLFISEEVDKVETIYTKFVSLLKSEPVIETLLPLLGEGEAMGDGGFRLTTAKGKLTVEREGKRGEVGEISPLLEFEQDPVQILDGMMALYLNSQILRCLQESMASEVAARMNAMSNASENAMELKKSVSVAYNRERQAKITGEILEIVAGAEALQGF from the coding sequence ATGACCCACTCTCTCGAACCCAAATTCCACCAAACCCCATTTCCCCTTCTCCGCCGCAGCCCGAAATCTCCACGGCCCATTTCAATCCGATGCGGCGGCACCACCCGCGAGCTCCGATCCCGACTAGACTCCATCAAGAACACCCAGAAGCTCACCGAAGCCATGAAGCTCGTCGCCGCCGCTAAAGTTCGAAGAGCCCAAGAAGCCGTAATCAACAGCCGCCCCTTCTCCCAATCCCTCGCCCAATTTCTCCATTTCATCACCCAACAAATTCAACGAGACGACATCGATTTCCCCTTTCTAAATCCCAGACCAATCAGAAAAGTCGCCGTCGTCGTCTTCACCGGCGACCGAGGTCTCTGCGGGGGCTTCAACGCTTCGGTAATAAAAAAAGCCGAGACCCGATTGGCCGAACTGAAAGATCTCGATCTGGGTCACACCCTAATTAGCATCGGGAAAAAGGGCAACTCGCATTTCCGCCGCCGGTCCGATGTAGAAGTCGATCGGTTCATCACCGGATGCGGCGGCGTACCCACAGTGAAAGATGCTCAAACCATTGCAGATATTGTGTTTTCTCTGTTCATCAGCGAAGAAGTAGACAAAGTGGAAACAATTTACACAAAATTCGTTTCGTTGCTGAAATCTGAGCCTGTGATTGAGACATTGCTGCCATTGTTGGGCGAAGGGGAAGCCATGGGAGATGGAGGGTTTAGATTGACAACGGCGAAGGGGAAATTGACGGTGGAGAGAGAGGGGAAAAGGGGGGAAGTAGGGGAAATTTCGCCATTGTTGGAGTTTGAACAAGACCCAGTTCAGATTTTGGATGGGATGATGGCTTTGTATTTGAATAGCCAGATTTTAAGGTGTTTGCAGGAATCAATGGCGAGTGAAGTAGCGGCGAGGATGAATGCGATGAGTAATGCTTCTGAGAATGCAATGGAGTTGAAGAAATCTGTTTCGGTTGCTTATAATCGAGAGAGACAGGCCAAGATTACAGGCGAGATTTTGGAAATTGTTGCTGGCGCTGAAGCTCTTCAGGGATTttga
- the LOC120089839 gene encoding uncharacterized protein LOC120089839 isoform X3 has product MSKLFGKIAGFFSNRTLVGVDKAGNRYFFVKEEIDGIMEWICWLNGQRKKAPTPEEMMELEARRERVRQNVALLKKEEMERNSKEGNLRKIISTGQVAGPDLKSFIRQFPTGSEGAQDVEGLTTRDSLRNSNEKEAVKEKPIPDSHSFTFRSSEPVGSGQTFRPGTWQPPT; this is encoded by the exons ATGTCGAAACTTTTCGGGAAAATTGCCGGTTTCTTCAGCAATAGAACTCTGGTGGGAGTGGACAAAGCGGGGAACAGATACTTCTTTGTCAAAGAAGAAATCGATGGTATAA TGGAATGGATATGTTGGTTAAATGGGCAGCGTAAAAAGGCTCCAACCCCAGAG GAAATGATGGAGCTAGAAGCTAGGCGTGAACGTGTACGACAAAATGTTGCTC TTCTCAAGAAAGAAGAGATGGAAAGAAACTCTAAAGAAGGCAATTTACGGAAAATCATCAGCACTG GTCAAGTTGCAGGTCCTGACTTGAAAAGCTTTATTCGACAGTTCCCAACTGGTTCAGAAG GTGCCCAAGATGTGGAAGGATTGACTACAAGGGATAGCCTGAG GAACTCAAACGAAAAGGAGGCAGTTAAAGAGAAACCAATTCCAGA TTCCCATTCTTTCACATTCAGGTCCTCTGAGCCCGTCGGGTCTGGCCAAACATTTAGACCAGGAACATGGCAGCCACCAACATGA
- the LOC120089839 gene encoding uncharacterized protein LOC120089839 isoform X1, whose translation MSKLFGKIAGFFSNRTLVGVDKAGNRYFFVKEEIDGIMKEKRWVVFKGEDDPTSIPVEWICWLNGQRKKAPTPEEMMELEARRERVRQNVALLKKEEMERNSKEGNLRKIISTGQVAGPDLKSFIRQFPTGSEGAQDVEGLTTRDSLRNSNEKEAVKEKPIPDSHSFTFRSSEPVGSGQTFRPGTWQPPT comes from the exons ATGTCGAAACTTTTCGGGAAAATTGCCGGTTTCTTCAGCAATAGAACTCTGGTGGGAGTGGACAAAGCGGGGAACAGATACTTCTTTGTCAAAGAAGAAATCGATGGTATAA TGAAAGAGAAGAGATGGGTGGTATTTAAGGGTGAGGATGATCCAACGTCAATTCCAG TGGAATGGATATGTTGGTTAAATGGGCAGCGTAAAAAGGCTCCAACCCCAGAG GAAATGATGGAGCTAGAAGCTAGGCGTGAACGTGTACGACAAAATGTTGCTC TTCTCAAGAAAGAAGAGATGGAAAGAAACTCTAAAGAAGGCAATTTACGGAAAATCATCAGCACTG GTCAAGTTGCAGGTCCTGACTTGAAAAGCTTTATTCGACAGTTCCCAACTGGTTCAGAAG GTGCCCAAGATGTGGAAGGATTGACTACAAGGGATAGCCTGAG GAACTCAAACGAAAAGGAGGCAGTTAAAGAGAAACCAATTCCAGA TTCCCATTCTTTCACATTCAGGTCCTCTGAGCCCGTCGGGTCTGGCCAAACATTTAGACCAGGAACATGGCAGCCACCAACATGA
- the LOC120089839 gene encoding uncharacterized protein LOC120089839 isoform X2 — protein MSKLFGKIAGFFSNRTLVGVDKAGNRYFFVKEEIDGIMKEKRWVVFKGEDDPTSIPVEWICWLNGQRKKAPTPEEMMELEARRERVRQNVALLKKEEMERNSKEGNLRKIISTGQVAGPDLKSFIRQFPTGSEGAQDVEGLTTRDSLRNSNEKEAVKEKPIPESSEPVGSGQTFRPGTWQPPT, from the exons ATGTCGAAACTTTTCGGGAAAATTGCCGGTTTCTTCAGCAATAGAACTCTGGTGGGAGTGGACAAAGCGGGGAACAGATACTTCTTTGTCAAAGAAGAAATCGATGGTATAA TGAAAGAGAAGAGATGGGTGGTATTTAAGGGTGAGGATGATCCAACGTCAATTCCAG TGGAATGGATATGTTGGTTAAATGGGCAGCGTAAAAAGGCTCCAACCCCAGAG GAAATGATGGAGCTAGAAGCTAGGCGTGAACGTGTACGACAAAATGTTGCTC TTCTCAAGAAAGAAGAGATGGAAAGAAACTCTAAAGAAGGCAATTTACGGAAAATCATCAGCACTG GTCAAGTTGCAGGTCCTGACTTGAAAAGCTTTATTCGACAGTTCCCAACTGGTTCAGAAG GTGCCCAAGATGTGGAAGGATTGACTACAAGGGATAGCCTGAG GAACTCAAACGAAAAGGAGGCAGTTAAAGAGAAACCAATTCCAGA GTCCTCTGAGCCCGTCGGGTCTGGCCAAACATTTAGACCAGGAACATGGCAGCCACCAACATGA
- the LOC120089839 gene encoding uncharacterized protein LOC120089839 isoform X4 translates to MKEKRWVVFKGEDDPTSIPVEWICWLNGQRKKAPTPEEMMELEARRERVRQNVALLKKEEMERNSKEGNLRKIISTGQVAGPDLKSFIRQFPTGSEGAQDVEGLTTRDSLRNSNEKEAVKEKPIPDSHSFTFRSSEPVGSGQTFRPGTWQPPT, encoded by the exons A TGAAAGAGAAGAGATGGGTGGTATTTAAGGGTGAGGATGATCCAACGTCAATTCCAG TGGAATGGATATGTTGGTTAAATGGGCAGCGTAAAAAGGCTCCAACCCCAGAG GAAATGATGGAGCTAGAAGCTAGGCGTGAACGTGTACGACAAAATGTTGCTC TTCTCAAGAAAGAAGAGATGGAAAGAAACTCTAAAGAAGGCAATTTACGGAAAATCATCAGCACTG GTCAAGTTGCAGGTCCTGACTTGAAAAGCTTTATTCGACAGTTCCCAACTGGTTCAGAAG GTGCCCAAGATGTGGAAGGATTGACTACAAGGGATAGCCTGAG GAACTCAAACGAAAAGGAGGCAGTTAAAGAGAAACCAATTCCAGA TTCCCATTCTTTCACATTCAGGTCCTCTGAGCCCGTCGGGTCTGGCCAAACATTTAGACCAGGAACATGGCAGCCACCAACATGA